Proteins from a genomic interval of Lacticaseibacillus pabuli:
- a CDS encoding tetratricopeptide repeat protein: MSYSEQMLSAVEKGDVDNLGGLFKKVIANDDDETKFNLAEELYALGFTGYAKRLYQELAGKYPDETSVLTALADIAVSDGNTDMALDYLSRVPEDSPDYVQALLAMADVYQSQGMYEVSQQKLLDAQKLAPDEPVVTFALGELEFSWGHFPAAAAAYQSLLESGVDTVADVQVGLRYAASLANSGRYEDAVAVYEEQNGELPIHDRFQLGVLYLELKDYQKATDSLQMVLDQDKTYSNAYLPMARAEQGANNNEAALKTVQQGLAYDDTNEDLFALGAQLALNLGDNETGERYLQAALKLNPDNQTNILAWSNFLIAQDRHSENRDFLSDLDDSGESDPQLYWNLARSQEALEDYDAARGNYLLAFRTFQDRPEFLRTIANFFRTTAAHAEEEAALTRLVAIEPDDYEAQERLDQLHDEQA, encoded by the coding sequence ATGAGTTATTCTGAACAGATGTTGTCAGCCGTTGAAAAGGGTGACGTCGATAATTTGGGTGGCCTATTTAAAAAGGTCATCGCCAATGACGACGACGAAACCAAGTTTAATCTCGCCGAGGAGCTGTACGCGCTCGGCTTTACAGGTTATGCCAAACGCCTCTATCAAGAGCTGGCTGGCAAATATCCGGATGAAACCAGTGTACTCACGGCACTTGCCGATATTGCCGTTTCGGATGGCAACACGGACATGGCGCTGGATTATTTGAGTCGCGTGCCCGAAGATTCACCTGATTACGTGCAGGCACTACTGGCAATGGCGGATGTTTACCAAAGCCAGGGCATGTACGAGGTTAGCCAGCAGAAATTACTGGATGCCCAGAAACTCGCCCCAGACGAGCCGGTAGTGACGTTTGCGCTCGGGGAGCTGGAGTTCTCATGGGGCCACTTCCCAGCGGCCGCAGCGGCGTACCAGAGCCTGCTTGAGTCAGGCGTGGACACTGTCGCTGATGTGCAGGTTGGACTGCGTTACGCGGCTAGCCTGGCCAATTCAGGCCGTTACGAAGACGCCGTGGCCGTTTACGAAGAACAAAACGGCGAATTACCAATCCACGACCGCTTCCAACTCGGTGTCCTTTACCTGGAGCTCAAGGACTACCAGAAGGCCACAGACAGCCTGCAGATGGTGCTGGACCAAGATAAGACCTATTCCAACGCATACTTACCGATGGCGCGTGCGGAGCAGGGTGCCAATAATAATGAGGCTGCGCTGAAGACCGTGCAACAGGGTCTCGCCTATGATGACACGAACGAGGACTTGTTTGCCTTGGGCGCCCAGCTGGCTTTGAACCTCGGTGACAACGAGACGGGTGAGCGCTACCTACAGGCTGCCCTGAAGCTGAACCCAGATAACCAGACCAACATTTTGGCTTGGAGCAACTTCTTGATCGCACAGGATCGTCACAGTGAAAACCGTGACTTCTTGTCTGACCTGGATGACTCTGGCGAAAGTGATCCGCAGTTGTACTGGAACTTGGCCCGCAGTCAGGAAGCCCTGGAAGACTACGATGCGGCGCGTGGCAACTACTTGCTTGCGTTTCGGACGTTCCAGGATCGGCCAGAGTTCCTGCGCACGATTGCTAACTTCTTCCGTACCACGGCCGCACACGCCGAGGAAGAGGCGGCCCTCACGCGTTTGGTGGCCATTGAGCCAGATGACTACGAGGCCCAGGAGCGGCTGGATCAGTTGCATGATGAGCAGGCTTAG
- a CDS encoding HU family DNA-binding protein yields MANKAELIDSVATATGLTKKDATAAVDAVFGSIQTSLAKGEKVQLIGFGNFEVRERAARKGRNPQTGAEIKIPASKVPAFKPGKALKDAVK; encoded by the coding sequence TTGGCTAATAAAGCAGAACTTATCGACAGCGTTGCCACAGCAACCGGTTTGACTAAGAAGGACGCTACAGCTGCAGTTGATGCAGTATTCGGCAGCATCCAGACAAGTCTGGCTAAGGGCGAAAAGGTCCAGCTCATCGGTTTTGGTAACTTCGAAGTTCGCGAACGCGCAGCTCGTAAGGGTCGCAACCCGCAAACTGGTGCCGAAATCAAGATTCCTGCATCCAAGGTCCCAGCATTCAAGCCTGGTAAGGCATTGAAGGACGCCGTTAAGTAA
- the der gene encoding ribosome biogenesis GTPase Der — protein sequence MAIPTLAIVGRPNVGKSTIFNRIVGTRQAIVEDTPGVTRDRLYGRGEWLSREFAVIDTGGIDMGDEPFMKQITEQAEIAMEEADVILFLVNVENGVTDADENVAQILYRTDKPVILAVNKVDNPERRNDVFDFYSLGFGEPLPLSGTHGIGLGDVLDAVFDKFPDDAGEDEDDSVKFSLIGRPNVGKSSLVNAILGENRVIVSPIEGTTRDAIDTKFNAEDTDFTMIDTAGLRKRGKVWEATEKYSVLRAMRAIDRSDVVLMILNAEEGIREQDKRVAGYAHEAGRAIIIVVNKWDTIEKDNHTMQDFENLVRSEFQYLDYAPIVFVSAKTHQRLDNLPKMILQASENQSRRIQSSVLNEVLNDALTVTPTPTVNGKRLRIYYMTQVAIKPPTFVVFVNDPDLLHFSYQRFLINQLRDTFDFTGTPIHLIARSRQ from the coding sequence ATGGCTATACCAACTCTCGCCATCGTTGGCCGGCCCAACGTTGGGAAGTCAACCATCTTTAACCGGATCGTTGGCACACGTCAGGCAATCGTTGAAGATACACCTGGTGTGACCCGTGACCGCTTGTACGGGCGCGGTGAATGGCTGTCCCGCGAATTCGCGGTGATTGATACCGGTGGGATTGACATGGGCGACGAACCGTTCATGAAGCAGATTACGGAGCAGGCTGAAATTGCGATGGAGGAGGCGGATGTAATCCTCTTCCTCGTCAACGTCGAAAACGGCGTGACGGATGCGGACGAAAACGTGGCACAGATTCTGTACCGCACTGATAAACCCGTTATCCTAGCCGTCAACAAGGTTGATAACCCAGAACGGCGCAATGATGTCTTCGATTTCTACAGCCTCGGTTTTGGCGAGCCATTGCCACTATCTGGGACGCACGGGATTGGCTTGGGTGACGTCCTGGACGCCGTCTTTGACAAGTTCCCTGACGATGCGGGTGAAGATGAAGATGACTCCGTTAAGTTCTCCCTCATCGGTCGCCCAAACGTCGGCAAGTCATCTCTGGTCAACGCGATTCTTGGTGAAAACCGGGTCATCGTCTCCCCAATTGAAGGGACAACGCGTGATGCCATTGATACCAAGTTCAACGCGGAAGACACCGACTTCACGATGATTGATACCGCCGGACTGCGGAAACGCGGTAAGGTTTGGGAAGCGACTGAAAAGTACTCCGTTCTGCGTGCTATGCGCGCCATCGACCGCTCAGACGTCGTGCTGATGATTCTGAACGCCGAAGAGGGCATCCGCGAGCAAGACAAGCGTGTTGCTGGCTATGCCCACGAAGCGGGACGTGCCATCATCATCGTCGTCAACAAGTGGGACACGATTGAGAAAGACAACCACACGATGCAGGACTTTGAGAATTTGGTCCGTAGCGAATTCCAGTATTTGGACTACGCACCCATCGTGTTCGTTTCTGCCAAGACGCACCAGCGCCTGGACAACCTGCCGAAGATGATCCTGCAGGCCTCTGAAAACCAGAGCCGGCGCATCCAGAGCAGTGTCCTTAACGAAGTGCTGAATGACGCCTTAACGGTCACCCCAACGCCAACGGTCAATGGGAAGCGACTCCGGATTTACTACATGACGCAAGTGGCCATCAAGCCACCGACGTTCGTTGTTTTTGTTAACGATCCGGACCTGTTACATTTCTCTTATCAGCGTTTTCTCATCAACCAACTTCGGGACACGTTCGATTTCACAGGCACGCCAATTCATCTAATCGCGCGGAGTCGGCAATAG
- the rpsA gene encoding 30S ribosomal protein S1 has translation MSENSVNPETMADALKSVHQVKVGDVVKGEVLAIEDKQLTVGIENSGVEGVVPLKELSTQPIDDIHNEAKVGDELDLVVISTIGKDKENGQYLLSKRRLEAQKVWADIQKEYEAGHTVMAPVTQVVKGGLVVNAGVRGFVPASMVADHFVEDLSQYKGQELEFKIIEIDPAENRLILSHRAVLEASKAEARKEIFNKLSVGDVIEGKVARLTNFGAFVDLGGVDGLVHVSEISFDHVNKPSDVLKAGQEVTVKVLNLDPEKNRISLSIKAALPEPWTNIEDKAAAGSVLEGKVRRLTSFGAFVEVFPGVEGLVHISQISHEHIATPADVLKEGQDVKVKVLSVDPDAHRLALSIKALTEAPEGASEENNQPRRNNNERSNNRGGRGRRGEGSNNHTKIPAEYQQEDNGFSLGDILGDALKDANKN, from the coding sequence ATGAGTGAAAACAGCGTAAACCCAGAAACAATGGCGGACGCCCTGAAGAGCGTGCACCAGGTGAAGGTCGGTGACGTGGTTAAGGGTGAGGTTCTCGCAATCGAGGACAAGCAGCTTACCGTCGGCATCGAAAACTCCGGTGTTGAAGGGGTTGTGCCACTTAAGGAATTAAGTACTCAGCCAATCGATGATATTCACAATGAAGCTAAGGTCGGCGACGAACTTGACTTGGTGGTTATTAGCACGATTGGTAAGGACAAGGAAAACGGGCAGTACCTGCTTTCCAAGCGCCGTCTGGAGGCCCAGAAGGTTTGGGCAGACATCCAGAAGGAATACGAAGCTGGACACACAGTTATGGCACCTGTAACCCAAGTGGTTAAGGGTGGCTTAGTTGTGAACGCCGGTGTGCGTGGTTTCGTACCTGCATCCATGGTTGCAGATCACTTTGTTGAGGACCTGTCCCAGTACAAGGGCCAGGAACTTGAATTCAAGATTATTGAGATTGACCCAGCGGAAAACCGCTTGATTCTTTCTCACCGCGCTGTGCTCGAAGCCTCAAAGGCAGAAGCACGCAAGGAAATCTTCAACAAGCTTTCTGTTGGTGATGTTATCGAAGGTAAGGTTGCACGTTTGACCAACTTCGGTGCTTTCGTTGACCTTGGTGGCGTTGATGGTCTTGTTCACGTATCCGAGATTTCATTCGACCACGTTAACAAGCCATCTGATGTCTTGAAGGCAGGTCAGGAAGTTACGGTTAAGGTTCTGAACCTCGACCCTGAAAAGAACCGTATCAGCCTTTCCATTAAGGCTGCACTTCCAGAACCATGGACCAATATCGAAGATAAGGCTGCTGCTGGCAGCGTCCTTGAAGGTAAGGTTCGTCGCCTGACTTCATTCGGTGCCTTCGTTGAAGTGTTCCCTGGTGTTGAAGGTTTGGTTCACATTTCCCAAATCTCCCACGAACACATTGCGACACCTGCTGACGTTCTTAAGGAAGGTCAGGATGTTAAGGTTAAGGTTCTCTCAGTTGACCCAGATGCTCACCGTCTTGCTTTGTCCATCAAGGCTTTGACCGAAGCACCAGAAGGCGCCAGCGAAGAAAACAACCAGCCTCGTCGTAACAACAACGAACGTAGTAACAACCGTGGTGGTCGCGGTCGTCGTGGTGAAGGCTCAAACAACCACACCAAGATCCCTGCAGAATACCAGCAGGAAGACAACGGCTTCTCGCTTGGTGATATTCTCGGTGACGCCCTCAAGGACGCCAACAAGAACTAA
- the cmk gene encoding (d)CMP kinase — protein sequence MQIAIDGPASAGKSTVAKLVAKQLNYVYCDTGAMYRCVTLLVLRRGVAPDDAAAVTALLKDVKISFKPSADGQLVFLNGEDVSLTIRQEDVTNNASAVAAIPAVRTALTDQQRAIADAGNIVMDGRDIGTTVLPHAELKVFMVASVEERARRRFLDNQEKGIDVPVETLEKEIAARDHKDSTRKTSPLKQAADAVLLDTTSLSIEEVVAKIVSLYQERRNIASN from the coding sequence ATGCAGATTGCAATTGATGGGCCGGCCAGCGCCGGTAAGAGTACGGTCGCCAAACTGGTGGCCAAACAGCTCAATTACGTATACTGTGATACAGGTGCCATGTACCGTTGTGTCACGCTCTTGGTCTTACGGCGCGGCGTCGCACCGGATGATGCGGCGGCAGTGACGGCGTTGCTCAAGGACGTCAAGATTTCCTTTAAACCATCCGCGGATGGTCAGCTTGTTTTCTTGAACGGTGAGGATGTCTCCTTGACAATTCGCCAGGAGGACGTCACGAACAATGCTTCCGCGGTGGCTGCAATTCCGGCTGTGCGGACGGCATTAACCGATCAGCAGCGCGCGATTGCAGATGCGGGCAACATCGTCATGGACGGTCGTGATATCGGTACGACGGTTTTGCCACACGCTGAGCTCAAGGTCTTCATGGTTGCCAGTGTTGAAGAGCGTGCACGACGCCGGTTCCTCGATAACCAAGAGAAGGGGATTGATGTCCCAGTCGAAACACTGGAGAAGGAAATTGCGGCGCGGGATCATAAGGATTCCACCCGCAAAACTTCCCCATTGAAACAGGCAGCAGATGCAGTTTTGTTAGACACCACCTCGCTTTCAATTGAAGAAGTGGTCGCCAAAATTGTTTCACTGTATCAGGAACGCAGAAACATCGCGTCCAATTAA
- a CDS encoding LysM peptidoglycan-binding domain-containing protein: MPKKRVSSQEPTKNKTNQDKPWDKSFEDDRDDNGNISRIERRKHTRGNTVLTWVLIGAFVLICFIPVVWHAVDARMANKGESNTRITVTNDKKSSAKDDEVSFKSSKSSAKKKKSTSSTSVQSSQAPASSSSVRASSSSRVVSSSSSRASSSSQSSTTAAGSYTVKSGDNLYRIAVNHGMTLSEIQALNGMGSSTSITPGQSLKVK; encoded by the coding sequence GTGCCAAAAAAACGAGTAAGCTCTCAGGAGCCCACCAAGAACAAGACCAATCAAGATAAGCCTTGGGACAAATCATTTGAGGACGACCGAGACGATAACGGCAATATTTCTAGAATTGAACGCCGCAAACATACTCGCGGTAACACGGTTTTAACCTGGGTATTAATTGGCGCGTTTGTGCTGATTTGCTTTATTCCCGTTGTGTGGCACGCGGTTGACGCGCGCATGGCCAACAAGGGTGAAAGTAATACTCGGATTACGGTGACGAATGATAAAAAGTCATCTGCCAAGGACGATGAAGTGAGTTTTAAGAGTAGCAAATCCTCCGCGAAAAAGAAGAAGTCCACTTCCTCTACTTCAGTGCAGAGCAGCCAGGCACCCGCTTCTTCCAGTAGTGTGCGGGCTTCTAGTAGCTCACGGGTAGTGTCATCATCAAGCAGTCGCGCGTCATCTAGCTCACAGAGTAGCACCACAGCGGCTGGCTCTTACACCGTGAAGTCTGGGGATAACTTGTACCGGATCGCGGTTAACCACGGCATGACGCTTAGCGAGATTCAGGCTTTGAATGGCATGGGTAGCAGTACGTCAATCACACCAGGCCAATCACTAAAGGTTAAATAA
- a CDS encoding RecQ family ATP-dependent DNA helicase, protein MNTQLNEALHQLGYKAFRTGQSEIITASLAGQDVLGIMPTGSGKTLCYQLPGMIRGGLTIVIEPLLALMRDQQLRLQAAGEKRVLMLSSQLTGAEWQQALVSLDHYRFLFVAPEMVQRDDVRRAISQTRVSCLVVDEAHCIYQWGPDFRPAYLRLNELRPYTQNAPVMALTATAPQKVRDSIVASLGMTHDPFIYAGNVDRPNLFIGRTKVADTGEQLQVLDSRLQAIHGSAIVYCPTKRQCEELAERYRNTAGRHVAYYHAGLDAHTRTLRERQFQLGSVDTLFATSAFGMGVDKPDVRLVVYLGVPATLEEYMQAIGRAGRDGQPAVTEMLCTRTDMQLTTNRLLDLPTPAMVNTIYKKPELYQRSDDPQIQLVVAYHQSGFSQGEVNNALNERVGAKQATFQAVIDFLNESQCLRKNLMTYFASDCKPHDARCCGTLDATFIASLPAVAHRAATPAQDWRAVFKHIFK, encoded by the coding sequence ATGAACACGCAACTGAATGAGGCCTTACACCAATTAGGTTACAAGGCGTTTCGAACCGGACAATCCGAAATCATCACCGCCAGTTTAGCGGGTCAGGACGTGCTTGGTATTATGCCCACGGGGAGTGGTAAAACCCTCTGTTACCAGCTGCCGGGGATGATTCGTGGTGGCCTGACTATTGTCATTGAACCGCTGCTTGCCCTCATGCGCGACCAGCAGCTGCGGTTGCAAGCCGCTGGTGAGAAGCGGGTGCTGATGTTAAGCTCACAGCTGACGGGGGCAGAATGGCAGCAGGCTTTGGTCAGCCTCGATCATTATCGTTTTCTCTTTGTCGCGCCTGAAATGGTTCAGCGCGATGATGTGCGCCGCGCCATTAGTCAGACGCGTGTGAGTTGCCTCGTGGTGGATGAAGCACATTGTATTTACCAGTGGGGACCCGACTTTCGGCCCGCTTATTTGCGCTTGAACGAATTGCGTCCCTACACGCAGAACGCACCCGTGATGGCACTCACGGCAACGGCACCGCAAAAGGTCCGCGACAGTATCGTGGCGAGTTTGGGGATGACGCACGATCCGTTCATCTATGCGGGTAATGTCGACCGGCCCAACCTGTTTATCGGCCGAACCAAAGTGGCAGACACTGGCGAACAGCTGCAGGTCCTGGATTCTCGACTGCAGGCAATTCACGGCAGTGCCATCGTTTACTGCCCAACTAAGCGCCAGTGTGAAGAGCTGGCGGAGCGTTACCGCAACACCGCGGGGCGTCACGTTGCGTATTACCATGCCGGCCTAGATGCCCACACGCGTACCTTGCGCGAGCGTCAGTTTCAGCTGGGTAGTGTCGACACCTTGTTTGCAACGAGTGCCTTTGGGATGGGTGTTGATAAGCCAGATGTCCGTCTGGTCGTCTATCTCGGGGTCCCGGCGACCCTGGAAGAATACATGCAGGCAATTGGTCGCGCCGGGCGTGATGGACAGCCTGCCGTCACGGAGATGTTGTGCACACGCACGGACATGCAACTGACCACGAATCGCTTGTTGGACTTGCCGACGCCCGCCATGGTAAACACGATTTACAAGAAGCCCGAGTTGTACCAACGCAGTGATGATCCGCAAATTCAACTGGTCGTGGCCTACCACCAATCTGGGTTTAGCCAGGGCGAAGTGAATAACGCCCTGAACGAACGGGTCGGGGCAAAACAGGCGACGTTCCAAGCGGTCATTGATTTTCTGAATGAAAGTCAATGTCTGCGCAAAAACCTGATGACCTACTTTGCCAGTGACTGTAAACCGCATGATGCCAGGTGCTGTGGGACGCTAGACGCGACTTTCATTGCGTCTTTGCCGGCCGTAGCCCACAGAGCTGCCACCCCCGCGCAAGATTGGCGCGCCGTATTTAAACATATTTTTAAATAA
- a CDS encoding helix-turn-helix domain-containing protein has translation MDELSALLLHIVTEQPQRIIALHGLLSGRQTASILFAGLENKQLALFDLLPRLDRAVFESTVHQLADAGDLALDDKLMRRTAAGTQALGADKHHLDRLSFVRADADAIAFGNHFYLAVQVLSEASFNDNRYRPLTADARVQWRVKQWWRESGHEVAASVAELRRLFERLSPASAQALAQRFIAHDYSGDPELQVDPLGLDEILALSELQQAIEQAGDVPHWQGLAGWRRELVSPGALQTASDFNAGQSVEQIAAARNRKLSTITEHLQQAGIFGYHFDPRAFYTVQQEQQLQTAWQAGQHGYQDLLAAAPGLEFLQVRMFQILQLREQIDEHATE, from the coding sequence ATGGACGAGTTAAGCGCGCTACTTTTACATATTGTGACTGAACAACCGCAGCGCATCATCGCGCTCCATGGTTTGCTCAGCGGCCGGCAGACGGCTTCCATTTTATTTGCGGGTCTGGAGAATAAGCAGTTGGCCCTGTTTGATTTGTTGCCGCGTTTGGATCGGGCGGTCTTTGAAAGTACGGTGCACCAGTTGGCGGATGCCGGGGACTTGGCGCTGGACGACAAGCTGATGCGCCGCACCGCTGCCGGCACACAGGCGTTGGGCGCGGACAAGCATCATCTCGACCGCCTGTCATTTGTGCGGGCGGACGCGGATGCGATTGCGTTTGGGAACCACTTTTACCTGGCCGTGCAGGTGTTGTCAGAAGCCTCGTTCAATGACAACCGTTACCGCCCACTCACGGCCGACGCACGTGTGCAATGGCGTGTGAAGCAGTGGTGGCGGGAATCCGGACATGAGGTTGCAGCGAGTGTCGCGGAGTTGCGCCGTTTATTTGAGCGTTTGAGCCCTGCTAGTGCGCAGGCACTGGCACAGCGATTCATCGCGCATGATTACAGCGGTGACCCCGAGTTGCAGGTTGATCCCCTGGGCTTGGACGAGATTCTCGCCCTGAGTGAACTGCAACAAGCTATCGAGCAAGCCGGGGATGTGCCACACTGGCAAGGCCTGGCAGGTTGGCGCCGAGAACTTGTGTCACCAGGTGCCTTGCAGACTGCGAGCGACTTTAACGCGGGGCAATCGGTGGAACAAATTGCGGCTGCACGCAATCGGAAGCTCAGCACCATTACGGAACACTTACAGCAGGCGGGCATTTTTGGCTACCATTTTGATCCGCGGGCGTTCTACACGGTGCAGCAGGAACAACAACTGCAGACGGCTTGGCAAGCAGGGCAACACGGTTATCAGGACCTGTTGGCTGCTGCACCCGGTCTGGAATTTTTGCAGGTCCGGATGTTTCAAATTTTGCAATTACGGGAGCAAATAGATGAACACGCAACTGAATGA
- a CDS encoding ECF transporter S component encodes MNSSKLHKLVGVAALAGLGFILMSFEVPIIPAFPFLKLDASDLVILIGVLLYGFSGGVEVAVIRSLLHFIVTGASVVNLIGDTTSVLASIAFAAPLAIMIRKNYDWKRAAIGLGIGIVALTVVMSVLNYLVIMPMYLAVFGLNLHMSTLRYVLIGVVPFNLIKGAVLTGLFLVLARMLSPWLAHRRAASGNN; translated from the coding sequence ATGAACAGTTCTAAGTTGCACAAGCTGGTCGGCGTTGCCGCACTAGCCGGATTGGGCTTTATCCTCATGAGTTTTGAGGTGCCAATCATCCCCGCATTTCCGTTCCTGAAACTAGACGCCAGTGATTTGGTTATCCTGATTGGGGTCTTGTTATACGGGTTCAGCGGTGGGGTCGAAGTCGCCGTCATTCGTTCCTTGCTTCACTTTATTGTGACGGGAGCAAGTGTCGTCAACTTGATTGGTGACACAACGTCAGTTCTCGCAAGTATTGCATTCGCCGCACCACTCGCCATCATGATTCGTAAGAACTACGATTGGAAGCGCGCAGCGATTGGTTTAGGCATCGGGATTGTGGCGCTCACGGTAGTCATGAGCGTGCTCAACTACCTCGTGATCATGCCGATGTACTTGGCCGTATTTGGCCTGAACTTGCACATGAGTACGTTGCGCTACGTGCTGATCGGTGTCGTGCCGTTCAACCTCATCAAGGGCGCAGTCCTCACGGGTCTGTTTCTGGTACTGGCACGGATGCTCAGTCCGTGGTTGGCACACCGGCGCGCGGCTAGCGGCAATAACTAG
- a CDS encoding pseudouridine synthase gives MAEERLQKVIAHAGVASRRKAEDLITSGHVTVNGALVTELGTKVDDSDKVVVDGAPLIREMKQYFLLYKPRGVITAVSDNKGRKVVNDFFDDIHERLYPVGRLDYDTSGLIIMTNDGDFANMMMHPKFHIDKRYVAKVKGVPKGIELMPLRNGITIDGRKLAKAKAAVISRDKTKQTAIVELTIHQGLNHQVKKMLKAVGFPVLKLSRVGFGFLTLDGLQPGDYRKLSHNEIYQLKEAAGA, from the coding sequence ATGGCAGAGGAACGTTTACAGAAGGTGATTGCGCACGCAGGTGTGGCTTCCCGGCGCAAAGCCGAGGACCTCATCACGAGCGGCCACGTCACTGTTAACGGCGCACTTGTCACCGAATTGGGGACGAAGGTAGACGATAGCGACAAGGTTGTCGTTGACGGTGCCCCCTTGATTCGTGAAATGAAGCAGTACTTCCTGCTCTACAAACCACGCGGCGTGATTACCGCGGTGTCAGACAATAAAGGACGAAAAGTGGTCAACGATTTCTTTGACGACATTCACGAGCGCCTGTACCCCGTTGGTCGGTTGGACTACGATACGTCAGGTCTCATCATCATGACCAATGACGGTGATTTTGCGAACATGATGATGCACCCGAAGTTCCACATCGACAAGCGCTACGTCGCGAAGGTCAAAGGTGTGCCCAAGGGGATTGAGCTGATGCCTTTGCGCAACGGCATTACGATTGACGGCCGCAAGTTGGCCAAGGCCAAGGCAGCCGTAATTTCGCGTGATAAGACCAAGCAGACGGCGATTGTGGAACTGACAATCCACCAGGGGCTGAACCACCAAGTCAAAAAGATGCTCAAGGCAGTTGGCTTCCCAGTCCTCAAGTTGTCCCGTGTTGGTTTTGGGTTCCTGACCTTGGATGGCCTTCAACCTGGAGACTACCGGAAGCTCAGTCATAATGAGATTTATCAACTGAAAGAAGCAGCTGGGGCTTGA
- the scpB gene encoding SMC-Scp complex subunit ScpB translates to MQAEIEAVLYAAGEDGVELGALSQILGIAPAAMRQQMDSFIARLKTDATRGLCVRVSGERYYLLTKPELAETLKRYFQGPPATGLSQAALEVLAIIAYQQPVTRIEVDEVRGVQSSGALQTLITRQLVAEAGRLDAPGRPIMYATTPEFLDYFGLKSLDDLPELGDADDSDADDGQLDLFARSRDDDTEDSGGDNPAVED, encoded by the coding sequence GTGCAAGCTGAAATTGAAGCCGTACTGTACGCCGCTGGTGAAGACGGCGTCGAATTAGGCGCGTTGAGCCAAATTCTCGGAATAGCACCCGCCGCCATGCGCCAGCAGATGGACAGTTTTATTGCACGTCTTAAAACGGATGCGACGCGCGGCTTGTGCGTGCGCGTGTCGGGCGAGCGGTATTACTTGCTGACAAAGCCGGAGCTCGCGGAGACGCTCAAACGCTACTTCCAGGGGCCACCTGCAACTGGGCTGTCCCAGGCAGCCCTCGAAGTCCTGGCCATCATTGCTTACCAGCAGCCGGTGACACGGATCGAAGTGGATGAAGTCCGCGGGGTCCAAAGCAGTGGGGCACTGCAAACCTTGATTACGCGGCAATTAGTGGCTGAAGCGGGGCGTCTTGACGCGCCGGGTCGGCCGATTATGTACGCCACAACGCCTGAATTTCTGGATTATTTTGGCCTCAAGAGCCTGGATGATTTACCGGAATTAGGCGATGCGGATGACAGCGACGCGGACGATGGTCAACTCGACTTATTTGCCCGCAGCCGCGATGATGATACTGAAGACAGCGGGGGAGATAACCCCGCAGTGGAGGATTAA
- a CDS encoding segregation and condensation protein A has translation MPLTLVLNDFSGPLDLLWHLIKENKIDIYDIPIAQITEQYIAYLHQMQDRALEVAGDYFVMAASLMALKSRMLLPEPEPIEDDAEPADPRADLVAQLLNYQVYQEAAQSLRDREQERAQMYAKPAATPSAEDQAPLAPGAVKLRELAGAMQKVMNRIQRTEHAIRHIEVESISLDDKVAAIRTHLAQQNQCDFLTLVSMPTVSDVVTTFLALLEMARRGEIMCMQDSIDGELLIYLREEDSASAS, from the coding sequence ATGCCGCTGACCCTAGTGCTAAATGATTTTTCAGGCCCGCTGGACTTGCTCTGGCACCTGATTAAAGAAAACAAAATCGACATTTACGATATTCCAATCGCCCAAATCACTGAACAGTACATCGCGTACCTGCACCAGATGCAGGACCGTGCGCTGGAAGTTGCCGGCGATTATTTTGTTATGGCCGCTAGTCTGATGGCATTAAAGAGCCGGATGCTACTGCCAGAACCGGAACCAATTGAAGACGACGCGGAACCGGCTGACCCCCGTGCTGATTTGGTGGCCCAATTGCTGAACTACCAGGTTTATCAGGAGGCGGCCCAGTCGCTGCGTGACCGAGAACAGGAACGTGCCCAGATGTACGCAAAGCCGGCCGCAACACCCAGTGCTGAGGATCAGGCGCCGCTTGCACCTGGTGCGGTGAAGCTACGTGAACTCGCTGGTGCGATGCAGAAGGTCATGAACCGGATCCAGCGCACCGAGCACGCGATTCGGCATATTGAAGTGGAAAGTATTTCCTTGGACGACAAGGTCGCTGCAATCCGCACCCACCTGGCCCAGCAGAATCAATGTGATTTTCTGACCTTAGTGTCGATGCCCACGGTAAGTGACGTGGTGACGACTTTTCTTGCGCTGCTGGAAATGGCGCGCCGCGGCGAAATCATGTGCATGCAGGATAGCATCGACGGCGAACTACTGATTTACCTGCGAGAGGAGGACTCTGCCAGTGCAAGCTGA